The genome window CCATATTGCACACGCTGGCTGTTTTTCATATCTCCCATCATTATAAATAATATTTTTTCATCTCGCACCGTCGTTTCGCTACCCGAGCTATCCTTTTCCAAATATTAACTTACCATAACTGTTTTGACTTGCCTAGTTTTTTTAAGTAAGAAAACGTTTTCCCTCTTTTTTTACGGGAAAAATAAAAAACTGCCTCATCCTACGATGGGCAGACAATTTGTCTTTGCGCTCTGCTGCGAAAAGAAAGTGAGCCTCGCTTCAAAAGCCAGGCCCACTTTCTTTCCTCTTTCAGTTTCCGAACAGTTCCGCGCCTGACAGGCGCAGCGTCGTTTCTTCCTCGCCCGGATTGAACAGCGTCACGACCAAATCCGGCGTGCCCTGCGGCGGAATGCGCACGGCCCAGATCGCCATCGTGCGGGCTTTTTTCAGCGTGCTGCCGCTGCGCAGCAGACTGTTGTCAGGACCGGCGTTTTGATCGCGACTGATGCGCAGAAAATCGCTTACTTGATATGGCGTCCTGTTTTCTGCAAGCAACTGTCCGATCCGCTCATAGCGCGTCCGGCTGCTTTCGCCGATTTGCTGGTTCAGTTCCAAAAACGATTCGTCCAGATAGTGGTTGGTATGTGTCAGCACGCCGTTTCTTGCCCGCTGTACCGCATAGCGCCCGCCGGGCGCCAGTTCGATCACCGCCGTTTCCTGCCGGTCGGCCAGCAAGAGGTATTCGACGCCGCGCAGCCATTCTTCATGCTGCAAGACTTCAGCAACGCTGGAGCATTCGCGCAGCAAGCGGCTGGTCAGCCCCGGCGTATGCGGTTCCTGCTGCCTCGTTTCGCGCGTGACGACGCTTGCCGTCGCCGTGACGATGCTCAAGCCCTGATCGTTAAGACCGGCTTTAAGCCCCGGTTCGTTGCCGCCTACCGCGAACAGGCCCCAATAAGCGTGGCCGCCTTTCGGCCGCACCAGCTTGACTTCCTGCCGATGGTTCGGCAGCCAGTCGCGGTTCTTAACGAGCAGCGTGCCGCCGCCCGCCGCGCTGCTGCCGGCCGCCGACCAGAGCGTACAGGCCTGCGCAGTCGGCGCAAGGCTGAGGCAAAGACCGGTCAATAGCAGTACGATTTGTTTTCGCACACGGCAGCCTCCTTGCTTTCCAATTCACTTGCTTTCATTTTTCGCTGCGGCGCTTATTTTCCCCTTCCAGCCTGCGGCAAAATGAAGAAGACTTTTCAGCCAACCGCTAACCGGATGCTTTTCAAAATGCAAGAAGATAATCGGAATCACGATCAAGGTAAAGAACGTTGACGAGAGCAAACCGCCGATCAAAACCCATGCCATACTGACGCGCGTTTCCGAACCGGAGGTCATCGCAAGCGCAGTCGGCAGCATGCCGACAACCATCGTCAGCGTCGTCATGAAAATCGGTTTCAGCCTTGTCTTGCCCGCCTCGATGATCGCTTCGCCGGCCGTCTTGCCTTCCTGCATCAGCGTCAGCGTATAGTCGAGCAGCAGCGTGCCGTTTTTCGCGACCAGACCGTCCATGACCAGCACGCCGATCAACGAGTACAAGTTGATCGTATTGCGCGTGATCGCCAGGAAGAGCAACGAACCGATCAAGCCGAGCGGCAGCGAAAACATCCGGATGACCGGCGTCGAGATCGATTCGTACAGGATCGCCAGAAGCATGTAGACCAGGATCAGCGACAAGCCGAGCGCCTGCGCCATTTCGCCAAAGGTGTTCTTCATGTTGTCCGCTTGTCCGGTGAAGCGATAGCTTACGCCCGGCCCCAAATCTTCCGGCTTGATCGTGCTGCTGATTTCCGCCAGCACTTCCTGCAGCGGCCGGTCGGTGATATTGGCCGCCAGGTTGATCGATTCCTGCTTATCGACGCGCCGCAGCAAAACCGGCCCTACGCCGTCTTCGACTTTGGCAACGTCATTGAGGCGTACCAAGCCTTTGCTCGATTGCACCGGAATCGATTGAATATCAGAAGCCTTGAAGCCATCGCTGCCTTTCAAGCGCACGTAAATTTTCGTGTCCTGGTTGTCATTGTTCGGGTCCTGCGTCAGATAGCCGGCCTGTATGCCCGATATCGCACCGCTGAAGACGCTGTTGACGTCGTTGACTGTCGTGTTGAAAAAGCGCATCCGTTCCCGGTCGACGCTGATGCGAAGTTCCGGCGAACCTTCGCTGTAGGAACTGCGGATATCTTTGACGCCTTTCATTTTGCCGAGCAGC of Azotosporobacter soli contains these proteins:
- a CDS encoding C45 family autoproteolytic acyltransferase/hydolase yields the protein MRKQIVLLLTGLCLSLAPTAQACTLWSAAGSSAAGGGTLLVKNRDWLPNHRQEVKLVRPKGGHAYWGLFAVGGNEPGLKAGLNDQGLSIVTATASVVTRETRQQEPHTPGLTSRLLRECSSVAEVLQHEEWLRGVEYLLLADRQETAVIELAPGGRYAVQRARNGVLTHTNHYLDESFLELNQQIGESSRTRYERIGQLLAENRTPYQVSDFLRISRDQNAGPDNSLLRSGSTLKKARTMAIWAVRIPPQGTPDLVVTLFNPGEEETTLRLSGAELFGN